The following are encoded in a window of Ruficoccus amylovorans genomic DNA:
- a CDS encoding efflux RND transporter periplasmic adaptor subunit, with amino-acid sequence MKKRRLFIAVALPVLVLLASFAAAEFLIFFRPQPAVSVPDPVVPSVEVIEVTSSDVPLIIRTQGTVQASRQTALAAEVSGRILSLSPNFRPGGFVEKGEVLVTIDPSDYEANLAQAEANLAQARVNLVQEEALAEQARLDWDELGRGEPTDLALNLPQVERAKASILSAQAALERARRDLERTKIRAPYDGRVLEQRVDVGGYVTGAPGTPVGSVYGTDTAEIRLPVSDNEMAFLDLPFLFREEGETPGPPVTLTADFGGSRYTWEGRLVRSEGTADTRSRLLYVVAEVPEPYRRDAAHPARPPLKVGMFVEAGIEGRTLRGVYRLPRTALADNRTVLLANADNRLERRTVKTVWSDREQAIVEEGLEPGDRVVLTPLQYVVEGMPLRVVSSEDKKPSQVPNDK; translated from the coding sequence ATGAAAAAACGCCGTCTCTTTATCGCTGTCGCCCTGCCGGTGCTGGTGCTGCTGGCCAGCTTCGCGGCGGCCGAGTTCCTGATTTTTTTCCGACCCCAACCGGCGGTCAGTGTGCCCGACCCGGTCGTTCCTTCGGTTGAGGTCATCGAAGTAACTTCGTCGGATGTGCCGCTGATCATCCGCACGCAGGGCACGGTGCAGGCCAGTCGCCAGACCGCCCTCGCCGCCGAAGTCTCCGGGCGCATCCTGAGCCTGTCGCCGAATTTTCGCCCCGGCGGTTTCGTGGAAAAGGGCGAGGTGCTCGTCACCATCGACCCGTCCGACTACGAGGCCAATCTCGCGCAGGCCGAGGCAAACCTGGCGCAGGCCCGCGTCAATCTCGTGCAGGAAGAGGCGCTGGCCGAGCAGGCCAGGCTCGATTGGGATGAGTTGGGGCGAGGCGAGCCGACAGACCTTGCGTTGAACCTCCCGCAAGTCGAGCGGGCCAAGGCCAGCATCCTCAGCGCGCAGGCGGCGCTCGAACGCGCCCGGCGCGACCTCGAACGCACCAAAATTCGCGCCCCCTACGACGGCCGTGTGCTGGAGCAGCGTGTGGACGTGGGCGGGTACGTGACGGGCGCGCCGGGGACTCCGGTGGGTAGCGTTTACGGGACCGACACGGCCGAGATTCGCCTTCCGGTCAGTGATAATGAGATGGCTTTTCTGGACCTGCCCTTTCTCTTCCGCGAAGAGGGTGAAACGCCCGGCCCGCCGGTGACGCTGACGGCGGATTTCGGCGGTTCCCGCTACACCTGGGAAGGGCGTCTCGTGCGCTCCGAAGGCACGGCGGACACCCGCAGCCGCTTGCTCTATGTTGTGGCCGAAGTGCCCGAGCCCTACCGCCGCGATGCGGCTCACCCGGCCCGTCCGCCCCTCAAGGTCGGGATGTTTGTCGAGGCCGGGATCGAGGGACGGACCCTGCGCGGGGTTTACCGCTTGCCGCGCACTGCATTGGCTGACAACCGGACTGTGCTGCTGGCCAATGCTGACAACCGCCTTGAGCGCCGTACGGTCAAAACCGTCTGGAGCGACCGCGAGCAGGCCATCGTCGAGGAGGGGCTGGAGCCCGGGGATCGCGTCGTGCTGACGCCACTCCAGTATGTCGTAGAGGGAATGCCCTTGCGGGTCGTTTCCTCTGAAGACAAGAAGCCCTCCCAAGTTCCCAATGATAAATGA
- a CDS encoding efflux RND transporter permease subunit: MINWFARNGVAANLLMLVICVGGLVSMFFTTKVELFPEFSLDAITVRVPFRGAAPEEVEANVIKRIEERIQDLQGIKKMTSVATEGLGTVTVEVQNDYDARKLLDDIKVRVDAIDTFPEETEKPIVEEILIKREVIAVAVYGETSEGVLKRMGEEVRNELLMLPGVTQVEISGIRDYEISIEVSEEALRRYGLTFDEVVQAVRRSSLDMPGGRLRTEGGEILLRTMGQAYVGEEFENIVLLSAPDGTRVRLGDVATVVDGFEDVDLFTVYNDMPAVMLMVFEVGTQSPLEISDLVKKYVADKQFELPEGMHIDYWRDSSFYLWGRLNMLIENGVVGLLLVFAVLTLFLRPSLAVWVTLGIPISFLGTFLVMPWMDVSLNLISLFGFILVLGIVVDDAIVVGESVFTTFQREGPGVESAVRGTQAVSVPVTFAVLTTAVAFTPLLNLPGFLGKFVGAIPLVIIPTLLFSLIESKLILPYHLSLCRVGDRNREKLNWFQRMQRSVSDGLERHIDKHYRPVLRVCLEYRYLTISGFVGLLVLTIALLAGGWVKRVEFPNVPSDYISTRLVLPDGTSAVRTEAAIEQLRRALEEAVDQSLSAGRENPVENTKVTIGQMTFSGGPGGAGASGRSSNIGEIVVELRKSEDRSDEDSALELANRWRAATGVIPGVKELTFNAVAAGGQGMPIDVQVSGGTLAELRAFANELKATLVRYDGIYDIRDNLADSQKEIKLDIKPSAEVLGLSRGELGNQVRQAFFGAEAQRIQRGRDDVRVMVRYPEKDRQSLGDLENMRVRTPDGREVPFSEVAEAELGRGYAAITRVNRERVVNVYADADKDRIDLEAVRRELREKVIPELLLKYPALRVSYEGEAREVRESNVVLLSSALLVLFAIYALLAIPFKSYLQPLIVMSVIPFGLCGAVGGHVFMGLFRDGVMPVSRLSLFGMLALAGVVVNDSLVLVDYINQQRARGVPLKDAVREAGAARFRPIMLTSLTTFVGLVPILLEKSLQAQFMIPMAVSLSFGIVFATFITLLLVPAVYIVLEDIKALAARVWRWLNA; the protein is encoded by the coding sequence ATGATTAACTGGTTTGCCAGAAATGGAGTCGCCGCGAACCTGCTGATGCTCGTCATCTGCGTGGGCGGGTTGGTGTCGATGTTTTTTACGACCAAGGTCGAGCTGTTCCCCGAGTTCTCGCTCGACGCGATCACGGTGCGCGTGCCCTTCCGGGGGGCGGCTCCTGAGGAGGTCGAGGCCAACGTCATCAAACGTATCGAAGAGCGGATACAAGACCTTCAGGGGATTAAGAAAATGACGTCCGTCGCCACCGAAGGGCTGGGGACCGTTACCGTAGAGGTGCAAAACGACTACGATGCGCGCAAGCTGCTCGATGATATCAAGGTCCGCGTCGATGCCATCGATACCTTCCCGGAGGAGACGGAGAAGCCGATCGTCGAGGAGATTCTGATCAAGCGCGAGGTCATCGCGGTGGCCGTCTATGGCGAAACCAGCGAAGGCGTGCTCAAGCGCATGGGCGAAGAGGTGCGGAACGAACTACTCATGCTCCCCGGCGTTACGCAAGTGGAGATTTCAGGCATCCGCGATTATGAGATATCCATCGAGGTTTCCGAGGAGGCGCTGCGCCGCTACGGGCTGACTTTCGACGAGGTGGTACAGGCTGTGCGCCGTTCCTCGCTGGACATGCCCGGCGGGCGTCTCCGCACCGAGGGCGGCGAGATTCTCCTGCGCACGATGGGGCAGGCATACGTCGGGGAGGAGTTTGAAAACATCGTGCTGCTCAGTGCGCCTGACGGCACACGGGTACGTCTGGGCGATGTGGCCACGGTGGTGGACGGCTTCGAGGACGTGGACTTGTTCACGGTTTATAACGATATGCCGGCTGTCATGCTGATGGTTTTCGAGGTGGGCACGCAGAGCCCGCTGGAAATTTCCGACCTGGTGAAAAAATACGTCGCCGACAAGCAGTTCGAACTGCCCGAGGGCATGCACATCGACTACTGGCGCGACAGCTCATTCTACCTCTGGGGGCGGCTCAACATGCTGATCGAAAACGGCGTGGTTGGGCTCCTGTTGGTCTTCGCTGTGCTGACGCTTTTCCTGCGCCCCTCGCTCGCGGTCTGGGTCACGCTGGGCATTCCGATTTCCTTTTTGGGCACATTTCTGGTCATGCCGTGGATGGATGTCTCGCTCAACCTGATCTCGCTCTTCGGGTTCATTCTGGTGCTGGGGATCGTGGTGGACGATGCCATCGTTGTCGGGGAGAGCGTTTTCACCACTTTCCAGCGGGAGGGGCCGGGGGTGGAGTCCGCCGTGCGCGGGACCCAGGCGGTGAGCGTGCCGGTGACGTTCGCCGTGCTGACCACGGCGGTCGCCTTTACGCCGTTGCTGAATCTGCCGGGCTTCCTGGGGAAATTTGTCGGTGCGATCCCGCTGGTGATTATCCCGACGCTGCTCTTTTCGCTGATCGAGTCAAAGCTCATCTTGCCCTACCACCTGTCGCTGTGCCGGGTGGGGGATCGCAACCGCGAAAAGCTGAACTGGTTTCAGCGCATGCAGCGGTCGGTTTCGGACGGGTTGGAGCGGCACATTGACAAGCACTACCGGCCCGTTCTGCGGGTGTGCCTGGAGTATCGTTACCTGACTATCTCCGGCTTCGTCGGGCTGCTTGTGCTGACCATCGCGTTGCTGGCGGGGGGATGGGTCAAGCGGGTGGAGTTTCCGAACGTGCCCTCGGACTACATTTCAACCAGGCTTGTGCTGCCCGACGGCACATCAGCCGTTCGCACCGAAGCCGCTATTGAGCAGTTGCGCCGGGCTTTGGAAGAAGCCGTGGACCAGAGCCTGAGCGCGGGCCGCGAGAACCCGGTGGAAAACACCAAGGTCACGATCGGGCAGATGACTTTTTCCGGTGGACCGGGAGGAGCGGGGGCGAGCGGGCGCTCCAGTAACATCGGCGAAATCGTGGTCGAGCTGCGCAAGTCCGAGGACCGTTCGGACGAGGACTCCGCGCTGGAACTGGCCAATCGCTGGCGCGCCGCCACCGGCGTCATTCCGGGGGTAAAGGAGCTGACTTTCAACGCCGTGGCCGCGGGCGGGCAGGGCATGCCTATCGACGTGCAGGTCTCGGGCGGCACGTTGGCCGAATTACGCGCTTTTGCCAACGAACTCAAAGCGACCCTCGTCCGCTACGACGGCATTTACGACATTCGCGACAACCTGGCCGATTCGCAAAAGGAGATCAAACTGGACATCAAGCCGAGCGCTGAAGTCCTCGGATTGTCACGCGGCGAGCTCGGTAACCAGGTGCGGCAGGCGTTTTTCGGGGCCGAGGCGCAGCGCATCCAGCGCGGGCGGGACGATGTGCGCGTCATGGTGCGCTATCCGGAGAAGGACCGGCAGTCGCTGGGCGACCTGGAGAACATGCGCGTGCGCACGCCCGACGGGCGCGAGGTGCCCTTCTCGGAAGTGGCCGAGGCGGAACTGGGACGCGGCTACGCAGCCATCACCCGCGTGAACCGCGAGCGGGTGGTCAATGTGTACGCCGACGCCGACAAGGACCGCATCGACCTCGAAGCGGTCAGACGCGAACTGCGAGAAAAGGTCATCCCCGAACTGCTGCTCAAGTACCCGGCGCTGCGCGTCAGCTACGAGGGCGAGGCGCGGGAGGTGCGAGAGTCTAATGTCGTCCTGCTTAGCAGCGCCCTGCTGGTGCTCTTTGCCATCTACGCGCTGCTGGCCATTCCTTTTAAAAGCTACCTCCAGCCGCTGATCGTGATGAGCGTGATCCCCTTCGGTCTGTGCGGGGCAGTCGGCGGGCACGTATTCATGGGGCTGTTTCGCGACGGGGTTATGCCGGTCAGCCGCCTCTCACTCTTCGGGATGCTCGCGCTGGCGGGCGTGGTCGTGAATGACTCCCTCGTGCTGGTGGACTACATCAACCAGCAACGCGCCCGCGGCGTCCCGCTAAAGGACGCGGTGCGCGAGGCAGGAGCCGCCCGTTTTCGCCCCATCATGCTGACTTCGCTGACGACTTTCGTCGGGCTCGTACCGATCCTTCTGGAGAAAAGCCTGCAGGCGCAGTTCATGATCCCGATGGCGGTTTCGCTCAGCTTCGGAATCGTCTTCGCGACATTCATCACGCTGCTGCTGGTGCCCGCCGTTTATATCGTGCTGGAGGACATTAAGGCCCTGGCCGCACGGGTCTGGCGTTGGCTGAATGCGTAG
- a CDS encoding DUF4212 domain-containing protein: protein MSDTPDPLSSRGRRQALLRAYWHKNLLLMGGCLTLWALAGLGCGVLWANWLNQWNLPGTGYPLGFWFAHQGAIIVFVLTILFYALVMNRLDKKHEVELARLLSEGGPQ from the coding sequence ATGAGCGATACCCCCGACCCCCTCTCGTCGCGCGGACGCCGTCAGGCGTTGCTGCGTGCTTACTGGCATAAAAACCTGCTGCTGATGGGCGGCTGCCTCACCCTGTGGGCACTGGCCGGACTCGGCTGCGGTGTCCTCTGGGCCAACTGGCTCAACCAGTGGAACCTGCCCGGCACCGGTTATCCGCTGGGGTTCTGGTTCGCCCACCAGGGGGCGATCATCGTCTTTGTGCTGACCATTCTCTTCTACGCACTGGTCATGAATCGCCTGGATAAAAAGCATGAGGTCGAACTGGCCCGGCTCCTGAGCGAAGGAGGCCCGCAGTGA
- a CDS encoding Dabb family protein produces MITHVVVFWTDKPVEENRQKLLAKLEPLAGIPGVKNFRCGPAIESPRGAVDDSYTVAISMDFETAADAEVYQTHPLHVDFIKTCIGTVAKRFVVYDFGV; encoded by the coding sequence ATGATTACGCATGTCGTTGTGTTCTGGACGGACAAACCGGTGGAAGAAAACCGCCAAAAGCTGCTGGCCAAGCTTGAGCCGCTGGCCGGAATCCCCGGCGTGAAGAACTTCCGTTGTGGCCCGGCCATCGAGAGCCCGCGTGGCGCGGTGGACGACAGCTACACCGTTGCGATCTCGATGGATTTTGAAACCGCAGCCGACGCCGAGGTCTACCAGACCCATCCGCTGCACGTGGACTTTATCAAGACCTGCATCGGCACCGTGGCCAAGCGCTTCGTCGTGTACGATTTCGGGGTGTAA
- a CDS encoding TetR/AcrR family transcriptional regulator gives MSGKSTPERLLAAAEQCYVRYGYAGTSLRELTTLAGVNLAAVNYHFGSKEALLLEMARLRIEPICREWMEFLAQSAGEEPLSLETIFGGFLRPVARQAIHQGEPNLVFLRLLGRLMNETEGVFNEVMSTFFQGMTEAFLAALGRCVPELPPEELRQRYHFAISSILGSLFLYHRLDRGQGTGFDTVDVSAFADRLRDFVCGGFRAKLPGSREGGA, from the coding sequence ATGTCCGGTAAATCCACACCTGAACGTCTTCTCGCCGCCGCCGAGCAGTGCTATGTGCGCTACGGCTACGCGGGTACTTCGCTGCGGGAGCTGACGACACTGGCCGGGGTGAATCTGGCGGCAGTCAATTACCACTTCGGTTCGAAGGAAGCCCTTTTGCTGGAAATGGCCCGGCTGCGGATTGAGCCGATATGCCGGGAGTGGATGGAGTTTCTGGCCCAAAGCGCTGGGGAGGAGCCCTTGTCGCTGGAGACGATTTTCGGCGGCTTTCTGCGACCGGTCGCCCGGCAGGCGATCCATCAGGGGGAGCCCAATCTTGTCTTCTTGCGCTTGCTTGGGCGTCTGATGAACGAGACCGAAGGCGTCTTCAACGAGGTGATGAGCACCTTTTTTCAAGGAATGACGGAGGCCTTTTTGGCCGCGTTGGGCCGGTGCGTGCCTGAGCTTCCCCCCGAAGAACTGCGTCAGCGTTACCACTTTGCCATTTCCTCCATTCTCGGAAGCCTCTTCCTCTACCACCGGCTGGACCGGGGGCAGGGCACAGGCTTCGATACCGTCGATGTTTCCGCCTTCGCCGACCGCCTGCGGGATTTTGTCTGTGGGGGCTTCCGCGCTAAGCTGCCGGGCAGCCGGGAGGGTGGCGCGTGA
- a CDS encoding efflux transporter outer membrane subunit, which produces MKRFCSTAAVALVLGGCATPPESEVEQMPAPMSATWTAEHEGLGTPEAVEGAAGERIFPEGWLADMDDPALSALVEEALANNFDLQATAARLQRAEADAAMAGANAWPQLNAGFGGNRRKNNLSGTGLGGLGLGNTSYQSDNYNLAFDLSWELDIWGKVRDGASAALADAQAAAATLQGARLSLAAQTGKAWYNAVEAQLQVELAQETFDSFSQTAEVIQRRFERGVSPALDLRLARAQAAMAGANLELRLQSRDVAVRSLEVLLGRYPANELELAQNLPTVNTPVPAGLPSELLERRPDLIVAERNLAASGKRVSEARKAMLPSISLTGSYGYSSAQLGELLSGSFSVWSLAGNAVQPIFQGRKISANIERTKAIAVQSLAEYGQAALDAFAEVENALQSEAYLVRQVEAFQAAAHENTGAENSAWASYQRGLTDIITVLESQRRAFTSKSDLLATRNQRLQNRINLYLALGGNFGTGSVPEAEVITPLGPRSLPLSETATLSKAP; this is translated from the coding sequence GTGAAACGCTTTTGCTCAACCGCTGCCGTGGCGCTTGTGCTTGGCGGCTGCGCGACTCCTCCCGAGAGCGAGGTGGAGCAGATGCCCGCGCCGATGTCGGCCACCTGGACCGCCGAGCACGAGGGGCTTGGCACGCCCGAGGCCGTTGAAGGGGCCGCCGGGGAGCGGATTTTTCCCGAGGGTTGGCTGGCCGACATGGATGACCCGGCTCTGAGTGCGCTCGTCGAGGAGGCCTTGGCCAACAACTTTGACCTCCAGGCCACCGCCGCCCGGCTCCAGCGGGCCGAGGCCGACGCCGCCATGGCCGGAGCCAACGCCTGGCCCCAGCTCAACGCCGGTTTCGGGGGCAATCGCCGCAAGAACAACCTCAGCGGCACCGGGCTGGGTGGACTCGGCCTGGGGAATACTTCGTATCAGTCGGACAACTACAACCTCGCCTTCGACCTGTCCTGGGAGCTCGACATCTGGGGGAAGGTCCGCGATGGCGCCTCTGCCGCGCTGGCCGATGCGCAAGCCGCCGCCGCCACCCTGCAAGGGGCGCGCCTGTCGCTAGCCGCGCAAACCGGCAAGGCGTGGTACAACGCCGTGGAGGCGCAGCTCCAGGTCGAACTGGCGCAGGAGACCTTTGACAGCTTTTCGCAAACGGCCGAGGTGATCCAGCGGCGCTTCGAGCGCGGCGTCAGCCCGGCGCTGGATCTGCGCCTGGCCCGCGCCCAGGCCGCGATGGCCGGGGCCAATCTCGAACTGCGGCTCCAGTCTCGCGACGTGGCGGTGCGCAGCCTCGAAGTCCTCCTCGGGCGCTACCCGGCCAACGAGCTTGAGCTGGCGCAAAACCTTCCCACGGTCAACACGCCGGTGCCCGCCGGGCTTCCATCCGAGCTGCTGGAGCGCCGCCCGGACCTGATCGTGGCCGAGCGCAACCTGGCCGCCTCAGGCAAGCGGGTGAGCGAGGCCCGCAAGGCCATGCTCCCCTCGATCAGTCTGACGGGCAGCTACGGTTACTCCTCCGCCCAACTGGGGGAATTGCTTTCGGGTAGCTTCTCGGTCTGGTCGCTGGCGGGTAACGCCGTGCAGCCGATCTTCCAGGGACGTAAAATCTCCGCCAACATCGAGCGCACCAAGGCCATCGCCGTGCAGAGCCTGGCCGAGTACGGGCAGGCGGCGCTCGACGCCTTTGCCGAGGTCGAGAACGCGCTCCAGTCCGAGGCCTATCTCGTGCGGCAGGTGGAGGCGTTTCAGGCCGCCGCGCACGAGAACACGGGGGCCGAGAACTCCGCCTGGGCCAGCTACCAGCGTGGCCTGACGGACATCATCACCGTGCTGGAGTCCCAGCGCCGCGCCTTTACCTCCAAGAGCGACCTGCTGGCCACCCGCAACCAGCGTCTGCAAAACCGGATCAATCTCTACCTCGCCCTGGGCGGGAACTTCGGCACCGGTTCCGTGCCCGAAGCCGAGGTCATCACACCGCTGGGGCCGCGCTCACTCCCGCTTTCCGAAACAGCCACTCTTTCCAAAGCCCCATGA
- a CDS encoding VC_2705 family sodium/solute symporter, giving the protein MSVQAWTFLFVGLTFTLYLGIAWWARVADTKGFYVAGRGVPAAANGMATAADWMSAASYISMAGLISTMGYAGGVYLMGWTGGFVLLALLLAPYLRKFGHFTVPDFVGDRFATRRLDGVPNPTLGQRIAGNPARLTAVLCALFVSFTYVAGQMRGVGVVFSRFLDVDINIGVVIGMVIVFIYATLGGMKGITWTQVAQYWVLITAFVVPAIAISIKLTGDFLPQAGLGGELTGTGLHLLEKLNQIQTDLGFGSYTEPFMGGWDKANVFLVALALMAGTAGLPHVIVRFYTVKSPRAARWSGFWALLFISLLYLTAPSIAGFARYYMLVSLNGIQSTELPSWFQSWEKTGLVMWFDNGDDHVVYSAGTDNEIFRRGNLPESEVLTLVRDHQKWIDTAGASGADARVFLREKGLSGPDQDIIVLATPEMAELSGWIIAFMAAGGLAAALSTASGLLLVISSSVAHDLYYRVVNPEATEKKRLLVGRGIIGLAVVVAGICGIYPPGFVSQVVAFAFGLAAASFFPVILLGIFSKRVGTVPAICGMLAGLVFTLYYIIGTVFFGMDKWTLGLSEQGISPQGIGAIGMVVNFAVTLVLTPLTKPPTQKVQDMVDSVREPEGLSPAVAVEDAPEH; this is encoded by the coding sequence GTGAGCGTGCAGGCTTGGACTTTCCTCTTCGTGGGGCTCACCTTTACGCTCTATCTGGGCATCGCCTGGTGGGCGCGAGTCGCCGACACCAAGGGCTTTTATGTGGCCGGGCGGGGCGTCCCCGCCGCCGCCAACGGCATGGCCACGGCGGCAGACTGGATGAGCGCCGCCTCCTACATCTCGATGGCGGGCCTCATCTCCACAATGGGCTACGCCGGAGGCGTTTACCTGATGGGGTGGACGGGCGGCTTTGTGCTGCTGGCACTCCTGCTCGCGCCCTACCTGCGTAAGTTCGGACACTTCACCGTGCCGGACTTCGTGGGCGACCGCTTCGCGACCCGGCGGCTCGACGGTGTGCCAAACCCCACGCTCGGCCAGCGCATCGCGGGCAACCCCGCCCGCCTGACCGCCGTGCTGTGCGCGCTCTTTGTCAGCTTCACCTACGTGGCCGGCCAAATGCGCGGCGTGGGCGTGGTCTTCAGCCGTTTCCTTGATGTGGACATTAACATCGGGGTCGTCATCGGCATGGTCATCGTTTTCATCTACGCCACCCTCGGTGGCATGAAGGGCATCACCTGGACCCAGGTCGCCCAATACTGGGTGCTGATCACGGCGTTCGTCGTGCCTGCCATCGCTATCTCGATCAAGCTGACGGGTGACTTTCTGCCCCAGGCCGGGCTCGGCGGCGAGCTGACCGGCACCGGACTGCACCTGCTCGAGAAGCTTAACCAGATCCAGACCGACCTCGGTTTTGGCAGCTACACCGAGCCGTTCATGGGCGGCTGGGACAAGGCCAATGTCTTTCTCGTCGCCCTCGCACTGATGGCCGGGACGGCGGGCCTGCCGCACGTCATCGTACGTTTCTACACGGTCAAAAGCCCCCGCGCCGCGCGCTGGAGCGGGTTCTGGGCGCTGCTGTTCATCTCCCTGCTCTACCTCACGGCCCCGTCTATCGCCGGATTTGCCCGCTACTATATGCTGGTCTCGCTCAACGGTATCCAATCCACCGAACTGCCGAGCTGGTTCCAGAGCTGGGAAAAAACCGGCCTCGTCATGTGGTTCGACAACGGCGACGACCACGTCGTTTACAGCGCCGGGACCGACAACGAAATATTCCGCCGGGGCAACCTGCCCGAATCCGAAGTTCTCACCCTCGTACGCGACCACCAGAAATGGATCGACACCGCCGGGGCCTCGGGGGCGGATGCACGCGTCTTCCTGCGCGAGAAGGGCCTGAGCGGCCCGGACCAGGACATCATCGTGCTGGCCACCCCCGAGATGGCTGAGCTCTCGGGCTGGATCATCGCATTCATGGCGGCGGGCGGACTGGCCGCCGCGCTCTCGACCGCCAGCGGCCTGTTGCTGGTCATCTCCTCCAGCGTGGCGCACGACCTGTACTACCGCGTGGTCAACCCGGAGGCAACGGAGAAAAAGCGCCTGCTGGTCGGGCGCGGCATCATCGGGCTGGCCGTGGTCGTCGCAGGCATCTGCGGGATTTATCCACCAGGCTTCGTCAGCCAAGTGGTGGCCTTCGCCTTCGGGCTGGCTGCGGCGAGCTTTTTCCCGGTCATCCTGCTGGGCATCTTCAGCAAGCGTGTCGGCACAGTCCCGGCCATCTGCGGCATGCTCGCCGGGCTTGTATTCACTCTGTACTACATCATTGGCACGGTCTTCTTCGGCATGGACAAGTGGACTCTCGGCCTGAGCGAACAAGGCATCAGCCCGCAGGGGATCGGCGCCATCGGCATGGTGGTCAACTTCGCCGTCACCCTCGTGCTGACGCCCCTGACCAAGCCGCCGACGCAAAAGGTTCAAGACATGGTCGACTCCGTGCGCGAGCCCGAAGGGCTCAGCCCCGCCGTGGCCGTGGAGGACGCTCCCGAGCATTAA